The following are encoded in a window of Arcobacter sp. F2176 genomic DNA:
- a CDS encoding S1 RNA-binding domain-containing protein — MTKLNEKIELGVINTLKVNRLTEPGIYLEALDEEVVLLPNAYIRSYMEIGSLVDVFIYTDSEDRLVATTLKPYAMKNEYACLEVVDTARFGAFVDIGLPKDLLVPINRQTSTYNVGARKVLKIIEDEKTQRLIATEKFTKFLSKDIIGLEKNDEVMILLYSKTPLGYKVIVNNLYEGMIFHTEIFENINVGDLKKAYIKNIRDDGKLDLSLQKIGQKKSGDNSQKVLEVLKENNGKMNFTYKSEAEDIMKVFAMSKKAFKTALTQLISKEKIKLEDSYIQVK; from the coding sequence ATGACTAAATTAAATGAAAAAATAGAACTTGGAGTAATAAATACTCTAAAAGTAAATAGATTAACAGAACCTGGAATATATTTAGAAGCTTTAGATGAAGAAGTTGTACTATTACCAAATGCGTATATAAGAAGTTATATGGAAATAGGGTCTTTAGTAGATGTATTTATATATACAGATTCAGAAGATAGATTAGTAGCAACTACATTAAAACCATATGCAATGAAGAATGAATATGCTTGCTTAGAAGTTGTAGATACTGCTAGATTTGGAGCTTTTGTTGACATTGGACTTCCAAAAGATTTACTTGTCCCTATAAATAGACAAACTTCAACTTACAATGTTGGAGCTAGAAAAGTTTTAAAAATAATTGAAGATGAAAAAACACAAAGATTAATTGCAACAGAAAAATTCACTAAATTTTTATCAAAAGATATAATTGGCTTAGAAAAAAATGATGAGGTAATGATTCTTTTATATTCAAAAACACCATTAGGTTATAAAGTAATAGTAAATAATTTATATGAGGGAATGATTTTTCACACAGAGATTTTTGAAAATATCAATGTGGGTGATTTAAAAAAAGCCTATATAAAAAATATAAGAGATGATGGTAAACTTGATTTATCCTTACAAAAAATAGGTCAAAAAAAGTCTGGAGATAATTCCCAAAAAGTTTTAGAAGTTTTAAAAGAAAATAATGGAAAAATGAACTTTACATATAAAAGTGAAGCTGAAGATATTATGAAAGTGTTTGCTATGAGCAAAAAAGCTTTTAAAACAGCACTTACTCAGTTGATATCAAAAGAAAAAATTAAATTAGAAGATAGTTATATACAGGTGAAATAA
- a CDS encoding NnrS family protein, giving the protein MKNWYNKFISQPHQPFFTSGILFLLLFILTIFLNYSNLVTIKVPLLVFHAYSLLFVVFIQLFLGFLFVVFPKFLVQADIKKEVYSKQAILYFIGSLIFFISIFTSEVLNIFSIFFLFCVQLSSFKILYNIHIKSTVKIKKDTLWVLISFACGLIANLLFIFSFIPSNYAEFLRQLSINSGFYLFIFMLIFAIAQRMVPFFSSAKIEGYVINKSKYILETVFVLLVLKVIILTFLPSTYNLISDIPLFIIFTKELIKWKISLKKVSSIMWILYISLYWIPIGFFLSSIQSLINIFDSSIVFEQSIIHIFALGYFCTILLGFGTRVTLGHSGSIPTANRFTVILYLIFQVVVLLRLFAAYSINFDFDYLFFINLSALLFLIVFILWSSKYIVILLKGK; this is encoded by the coding sequence ATGAAAAACTGGTATAACAAATTTATATCTCAACCTCATCAACCTTTTTTTACAAGTGGTATTCTTTTTTTACTACTTTTTATTTTAACTATTTTTTTAAACTATTCAAATCTTGTTACTATTAAAGTACCTTTATTAGTATTTCATGCATATTCTTTACTTTTTGTAGTATTTATACAACTATTTTTAGGCTTTTTATTTGTTGTATTTCCAAAATTTTTAGTGCAAGCAGACATTAAAAAAGAAGTTTATTCAAAACAAGCAATTTTATATTTTATTGGTTCTTTAATATTTTTTATATCAATATTTACAAGTGAAGTTTTAAATATATTTTCAATATTTTTTCTATTTTGTGTTCAATTGAGTAGTTTCAAAATTTTATACAATATTCATATAAAATCAACTGTAAAAATTAAGAAAGATACTTTATGGGTACTTATATCATTTGCTTGTGGACTTATTGCAAATTTACTATTTATTTTTTCTTTTATTCCTTCAAATTATGCAGAATTTTTGAGACAACTATCTATAAATAGTGGATTTTATCTTTTTATATTTATGTTGATTTTTGCTATTGCACAAAGAATGGTGCCTTTTTTTTCTTCAGCTAAAATTGAAGGATATGTAATAAATAAGTCAAAATATATTTTGGAAACAGTGTTTGTTCTTTTAGTTTTAAAAGTAATTATTTTAACTTTTTTACCAAGTACTTATAATCTAATCAGTGATATTCCTCTTTTTATAATATTTACAAAAGAATTAATAAAATGGAAAATATCACTCAAAAAAGTAAGTTCTATTATGTGGATTTTGTATATTTCTTTATATTGGATTCCAATTGGATTTTTTCTTTCAAGTATTCAATCACTAATAAATATTTTTGATAGTTCAATTGTTTTTGAACAAAGTATTATTCATATATTTGCTTTAGGATATTTTTGTACTATTTTATTAGGATTTGGAACAAGAGTTACTTTAGGACATTCTGGATCTATTCCTACCGCCAATAGATTTACAGTTATTTTATATCTTATTTTTCAAGTAGTTGTATTATTGCGACTATTTGCAGCATATAGTATAAATTTTGATTTTGATTATTTATTTTTTATAAACCTAAGTGCTTTATTATTTTTAATTGTCTTTATTTTATGGTCATCAAAATATATTGTAATACTTCTAAAAGGAAAATAG
- a CDS encoding heavy metal translocating P-type ATPase, whose product MSKVKCNHCHLEFNDNVMIKEEELNFCCKGCQGVYHLLQDQNLDSFYDKLGNKTIEPPLEVNSDLNKFDTQSFEKIYVTLDEDGYKKVDLIIEGIHCAACIWLNEKVLYNTDGIIDASINFTNNKAKIVWNSKKIALSQIIEKIRSIGYNAFAYNSKIADEKASLAKRDYFIRMMVAVFATMNIMMLSVAKYTGFFTGITPEVKHLIHLGEFILSTPVIFYSGWIFYRGAYYGLKNRILNMDFLVSAGATFSYIYSVFILFGLKGESYFDSVSMIITFVLVGKYLEVLGKKSAVDTLDTIKSQIPLETTLIKEGKKVEVSVEDIQIGDIVELKTGDKASVDGIITKGESSFDESSISGESLPIYKKVNDVIYSGTLNQDSLVQYRITKTFKDSTLNSIVTLLEDSLASKPKIEHKANEISKGFSLMILTLSILTFFVWYYFGIDLGFNYDGVNHFEKSFIVAISVIVIACPCALALATPIASLIGISELAKKGLLFKEAKFIEELARTTKLVVDKTGTITNGKLSIVKAQILDDNIHKLDLLYSLLDSSTHPISISIKDYLKNHYKNLSLKNLNNVKTLQAKGLKAIYKNLEDKEFEILGGNQKLMEEFGIKYKFDSQNSVYIFAINKKVIATFELKDEIKDFAKEFVSNSLKNNIDVIMLTGDNQNVANYVAKEVGIKTVVANINPIQKAKYINKLKEEGHIVVMAGDGVNDSVALSSANVSIAMGNGADISIAVSDIVLLNNSLESLNQAFIISRKTYKFIKQNLAISLIYNLVTIPLAMAGFVMPLVAALSMSLSSLIVVANSLRIKGK is encoded by the coding sequence GTGTCAAAAGTTAAGTGTAATCATTGTCATTTAGAATTTAATGATAATGTGATGATAAAAGAAGAAGAGTTAAACTTTTGTTGTAAAGGTTGCCAAGGAGTTTACCACCTCTTACAAGATCAAAATCTTGATTCATTTTATGATAAATTAGGTAACAAAACTATTGAACCACCCCTTGAAGTAAATAGTGATTTAAATAAATTTGATACCCAAAGTTTTGAAAAAATCTATGTAACTCTTGATGAAGATGGATATAAAAAAGTTGATTTAATTATTGAAGGAATTCATTGTGCCGCTTGTATTTGGCTTAATGAAAAAGTTCTTTATAATACAGATGGAATAATTGATGCAAGCATTAATTTTACAAATAATAAAGCAAAAATAGTTTGGAATAGTAAAAAAATAGCTTTATCTCAAATAATAGAAAAAATAAGAAGCATAGGATATAACGCCTTTGCTTATAATTCTAAAATAGCTGATGAAAAGGCATCTTTAGCAAAAAGAGACTATTTTATTAGAATGATGGTAGCAGTTTTTGCAACAATGAATATAATGATGCTTTCCGTTGCAAAATATACCGGATTTTTTACAGGAATTACTCCTGAAGTTAAACATTTAATTCATTTAGGTGAATTTATATTATCTACACCTGTAATTTTTTATAGTGGATGGATTTTTTACAGAGGTGCATATTATGGCTTAAAAAACCGTATATTAAATATGGACTTTTTAGTAAGTGCAGGTGCCACATTTAGTTATATTTACTCTGTTTTTATACTTTTTGGACTAAAAGGTGAGAGCTATTTTGACTCTGTAAGTATGATTATTACTTTTGTATTAGTTGGTAAATATCTTGAAGTACTTGGAAAAAAATCTGCAGTTGATACCCTTGATACGATTAAAAGTCAAATACCTTTAGAAACGACACTTATAAAAGAGGGTAAAAAAGTAGAAGTATCTGTAGAAGATATACAAATAGGTGATATAGTAGAATTAAAAACAGGGGATAAAGCAAGTGTTGATGGAATAATTACTAAAGGTGAGAGCTCTTTTGATGAGTCCTCAATTTCTGGTGAATCATTACCTATTTATAAAAAAGTTAATGATGTAATTTATTCAGGAACATTAAATCAAGATTCTCTCGTGCAATATAGAATAACAAAAACTTTTAAAGATTCGACTTTAAACTCTATTGTTACCTTATTAGAGGATTCACTTGCTTCAAAACCGAAAATAGAACATAAAGCAAATGAGATATCAAAAGGCTTTTCTTTAATGATTTTAACTTTGTCAATTCTTACTTTTTTTGTTTGGTACTATTTTGGTATTGATTTAGGCTTTAATTATGATGGCGTTAATCATTTTGAAAAATCATTTATTGTAGCAATTTCAGTTATTGTAATAGCTTGTCCTTGTGCTTTAGCCCTTGCTACTCCAATTGCAAGTTTAATTGGAATATCAGAGTTAGCAAAAAAAGGTTTACTTTTTAAAGAAGCAAAATTTATTGAAGAGTTAGCTCGAACTACTAAATTAGTGGTTGATAAAACAGGAACGATTACCAATGGAAAATTATCTATTGTAAAAGCACAAATTTTAGATGATAATATTCACAAATTGGATTTATTATATTCTTTATTAGACAGTTCTACTCATCCTATTAGTATTTCAATAAAAGATTATTTAAAAAACCATTATAAAAATTTGAGTTTGAAAAACTTAAATAATGTGAAAACATTACAAGCAAAAGGTTTGAAAGCAATTTATAAAAATTTGGAAGACAAAGAGTTTGAAATTCTTGGTGGAAATCAAAAACTTATGGAAGAGTTTGGAATAAAATATAAGTTTGATTCACAAAACTCTGTATATATTTTTGCTATAAATAAAAAAGTAATTGCTACTTTTGAATTAAAAGATGAGATAAAAGATTTTGCAAAAGAATTTGTAAGTAACTCTTTAAAAAATAATATTGATGTTATAATGTTAACTGGTGATAATCAAAATGTAGCAAATTATGTTGCGAAAGAAGTTGGAATTAAAACTGTTGTTGCAAATATAAATCCAATACAAAAAGCAAAATATATTAATAAGTTAAAAGAAGAAGGTCATATAGTTGTAATGGCAGGAGATGGAGTTAATGATTCAGTAGCACTAAGTAGTGCAAATGTTTCAATTGCCATGGGAAATGGTGCTGATATTTCTATTGCTGTATCAGATATTGTTTTATTGAATAACTCTTTGGAAAGTCTAAATCAAGCTTTTATTATCTCTAGAAAAACATATAAATTTATAAAACAAAATTTAGCAATATCTTTGATATATAATTTAGTTACGATTCCTTTAGCCATGGCAGGATTTGTAATGCCACTTGTTGCTGCATTATCAATGAGTTTAAGTTCATTAATAGTTGTTGCAAACTCACTTAGAATAAAAGGAAAATAG
- the ccoS gene encoding cbb3-type cytochrome oxidase assembly protein CcoS — protein sequence MIGSTLLLMLVVGLVVSFAILGMFIWGAKTGQFDDSNKMMDGLLFDSQEDLNEAINRKNKKEQDKEDQKKSKSKN from the coding sequence ATGATAGGAAGTACACTTTTGTTGATGTTAGTTGTTGGATTAGTTGTTTCATTCGCAATTTTAGGCATGTTTATTTGGGGTGCAAAAACAGGACAATTTGATGATAGTAATAAAATGATGGATGGATTGCTTTTTGATTCGCAAGAAGATTTAAATGAGGCAATTAATAGAAAAAATAAAAAAGAACAAGATAAAGAAGATCAAAAAAAAAGTAAGTCAAAAAATTGA
- the amrA gene encoding AmmeMemoRadiSam system protein A codes for MSNSIILEIAKDAIEEELFDKSKIDRVDLEASFDFLNEQRACFVTLYYDERLRGCIGSLFPTRKLIDDIIVNAQNAAFRDFRFQPLSKKEFDKVEIEVSLLTIPKIVIYDSIEELKEKIRPNIDGVILKQEQNQATFLPQVWEELPTFDEFFENLSLKAGLDIGSLTHFPEIFTYQVEKVK; via the coding sequence ATGTCTAATTCCATAATTTTAGAAATAGCAAAAGATGCGATTGAAGAAGAACTTTTTGATAAGTCAAAGATTGATAGGGTTGATTTAGAAGCAAGTTTTGATTTTTTGAATGAACAAAGAGCTTGTTTTGTGACACTTTATTATGATGAAAGACTGAGGGGATGTATTGGTTCTTTATTTCCTACTCGAAAACTAATAGATGATATAATAGTAAATGCCCAAAATGCAGCTTTTAGAGACTTTAGATTTCAACCTTTGTCAAAAAAAGAGTTTGATAAGGTAGAAATAGAAGTATCTTTATTAACTATTCCTAAAATTGTAATTTATGATTCAATTGAAGAACTAAAAGAAAAAATTAGACCAAATATCGATGGTGTAATTTTAAAACAAGAACAAAATCAAGCAACTTTTTTACCTCAAGTATGGGAAGAATTACCTACTTTTGATGAGTTTTTTGAAAATCTTAGTTTAAAAGCTGGCTTAGATATTGGTTCACTTACTCACTTCCCTGAAATCTTTACATATCAAGTAGAAAAGGTAAAATGA
- the prx-suh gene encoding thiol peroxidase Prx-SUH: MATTKLQGNTINLLGNEVNVGDKAPVVNVVGQDLKDIEVGNKAQIIIIVPSLDTPVCAAETRKFNEEAVKTEAEAIVVSMDLPFAMGRFCTTEGIENLKVASDFRNKDLANAYGVLIGDGPLAGITCRAVFVIDANGIVRYKEICEDISDEPNYDAALNAVKEVTETSCCGTCH; this comes from the coding sequence ATGGCAACAACAAAATTACAAGGTAATACAATAAATTTGTTAGGTAATGAAGTAAATGTTGGAGATAAAGCTCCAGTTGTTAATGTTGTTGGACAAGATTTAAAAGACATTGAAGTTGGTAATAAAGCACAAATTATAATCATTGTTCCATCACTAGATACTCCTGTGTGTGCAGCAGAAACTAGAAAATTTAATGAAGAAGCTGTAAAAACTGAAGCAGAAGCTATAGTTGTGTCAATGGATTTACCATTTGCAATGGGAAGATTTTGTACAACTGAAGGAATTGAAAACTTAAAAGTTGCATCTGATTTTAGAAACAAAGATTTGGCAAATGCTTATGGTGTATTAATAGGTGATGGTCCATTAGCTGGAATTACATGTAGAGCGGTATTTGTGATCGATGCAAATGGAATTGTAAGATATAAAGAAATTTGTGAAGATATAAGTGATGAACCAAATTATGATGCAGCACTTAATGCTGTAAAAGAAGTAACAGAAACTTCTTGTTGTGGAACTTGTCATTAA
- a CDS encoding YdcF family protein yields the protein MLFNLKKFVSFFLEPFTFGFLVLLLAFIFLLFNSYKKAKSILFVGLIFLFLISNSLFSNFLISPLENQYKDQKNIDISKVEYILLLGGDFEARAYEVLKLSLRLKDAKIITSGYAGKKLISDALYAKNELISLGVNENRIIMQDKPKDTIEEAISIKKLINDKPFILVTSAYHMPRAMKIFQKQGLNPIAMSTDFTSKKQKSNSYLSIKELKKVTMAIHEYIGLAWIKIKEIFN from the coding sequence TTGCTATTTAATTTGAAAAAATTTGTTTCATTTTTTTTAGAACCTTTTACTTTTGGATTTTTAGTATTATTATTAGCCTTTATATTTTTACTCTTTAATAGTTATAAAAAAGCAAAATCGATTTTGTTTGTAGGTTTGATTTTTCTATTTTTGATTTCAAATTCTTTGTTTTCTAATTTTTTAATATCACCTTTAGAAAATCAATATAAAGATCAAAAAAATATTGATATTTCAAAAGTAGAATATATTTTATTATTAGGTGGAGATTTTGAAGCAAGGGCTTATGAAGTACTAAAATTAAGTCTAAGATTAAAAGATGCCAAAATAATAACATCTGGTTACGCTGGTAAAAAATTGATATCTGATGCTTTATATGCAAAAAATGAGTTAATAAGTTTAGGAGTAAATGAAAATAGAATAATTATGCAAGATAAACCTAAAGATACTATTGAAGAGGCTATTTCAATAAAAAAACTTATAAATGATAAACCTTTTATTTTAGTAACCAGTGCTTATCATATGCCAAGGGCTATGAAGATATTTCAAAAACAAGGCTTAAATCCAATAGCAATGTCCACTGACTTTACTTCAAAAAAACAGAAATCAAATAGTTATTTGAGTATAAAAGAATTAAAAAAAGTTACTATGGCCATTCATGAATACATTGGGCTTGCTTGGATAAAGATAAAAGAGATTTTTAATTAA
- a CDS encoding c-type cytochrome has product MKKIVLGTVIATASLFAAANTAACAGCHGANFEKPALGKSQIIKGWPAAKVEEALKGYKAGTYGGAMKGVMKGQVARLSDADIKEIAEKISKL; this is encoded by the coding sequence ATGAAAAAAATAGTTTTAGGAACAGTGATTGCGACAGCATCACTTTTTGCAGCTGCAAATACAGCTGCATGTGCTGGATGCCATGGTGCAAACTTTGAAAAACCTGCATTGGGAAAATCTCAAATTATTAAAGGTTGGCCTGCTGCAAAAGTAGAAGAAGCTTTAAAAGGTTATAAAGCTGGGACTTATGGTGGTGCTATGAAAGGTGTTATGAAAGGTCAAGTTGCAAGACTTTCTGATGCTGACATAAAAGAAATCGCTGAAAAAATTTCTAAATTATAA
- the hemH gene encoding ferrochelatase: MNENKKALVLLNMGGPRDKDELEMFLRNMFNDKNIITVKSDILRSFIASMIVLSRKNSAWKNYEAIGGSSPINKLTEELVSKLNRTFEDFEVFQVMRYTPPFAAKCIHQLKQKNIEEVVLLPLYPQYSTTTTKSSVEDFMDIAKSDFKIRVIEPFYKNEKFNDKVTEDIISSVEDTKLYNLIFSAHGLPQKIVDAGDPYEKQVNEHVKILSEIFKNKEIEFESISLAYQSKVGPLKWLTPSLEDRLKELKDKNVLIYPIAFIVDNSETMFELHIEYEEIAKELGINKYKVVSCVNDSDEFINVIEELIR; encoded by the coding sequence ATGAATGAAAATAAAAAAGCTTTAGTTCTTTTAAATATGGGTGGACCAAGAGATAAAGACGAATTAGAGATGTTTTTACGAAATATGTTTAATGATAAAAATATTATTACTGTAAAAAGTGATATTCTAAGATCTTTTATAGCCAGTATGATAGTTTTAAGTAGAAAAAACTCTGCTTGGAAAAATTATGAAGCTATTGGTGGTTCTTCTCCAATCAATAAATTAACTGAAGAGTTAGTTTCTAAATTAAATAGAACCTTTGAAGATTTTGAAGTATTTCAAGTGATGAGATATACTCCTCCTTTTGCGGCTAAATGTATACATCAACTAAAGCAAAAAAACATAGAAGAAGTTGTACTTCTACCTTTATATCCTCAATACTCAACTACAACTACAAAATCTTCTGTGGAAGACTTTATGGATATTGCAAAGAGTGATTTTAAAATAAGAGTAATAGAACCTTTTTATAAAAATGAAAAATTTAATGATAAAGTTACTGAAGACATAATAAGTAGTGTTGAAGATACTAAATTATACAATTTAATTTTTTCAGCACATGGATTGCCTCAAAAAATAGTAGATGCTGGGGATCCATATGAAAAACAAGTAAATGAGCATGTAAAAATTTTATCTGAAATATTTAAAAACAAAGAAATAGAATTTGAATCAATTTCTTTAGCATATCAATCTAAAGTTGGACCATTGAAATGGTTAACTCCATCTTTAGAAGATAGATTAAAAGAACTAAAAGATAAAAATGTACTTATTTATCCAATTGCTTTTATTGTGGATAATTCTGAAACTATGTTTGAACTTCATATTGAGTATGAAGAGATAGCAAAAGAGTTAGGAATAAACAAGTACAAAGTAGTTAGTTGTGTAAATGATAGTGATGAATTTATTAATGTAATAGAAGAGTTGATAAGATAA
- the msrP gene encoding protein-methionine-sulfoxide reductase catalytic subunit MsrP, producing the protein MKINENEITPKELFEDRRKFLKLGAASVVASSTLMELMAKENLPTPNLTYKKDINANNLKLNSFEQITSYNNFYEFTTSKKDVKFMAHTLKPNPWTIEIDGLVEKPFTIDIKDLISSNPLEERIYRFRCVEGWSMVVPWIGFELAKFIKKCKPLNDAKYVRFETKYDQEMFPDQERSVVFANIKNYPYVEGLRMDEAMNPLTLLAVGLYGKTLENQNGAPLRLVVPWKYGFKSIKSIAKISFVKEQPLNTWQDIASNEYGFYANVNPKVDHPRWSQARERVLGKFLKQDTLMFNGYEKEVAYMYKGMDLRKNF; encoded by the coding sequence ATGAAAATAAATGAAAATGAAATAACTCCAAAAGAACTATTTGAAGATAGAAGAAAGTTTTTAAAACTAGGTGCTGCCTCAGTAGTAGCTAGTTCAACTTTGATGGAACTAATGGCAAAAGAGAATTTGCCAACACCAAATTTAACTTATAAAAAAGATATAAATGCAAATAATCTAAAACTAAATAGTTTTGAACAAATTACTTCTTATAATAATTTCTATGAATTTACCACTTCCAAAAAAGATGTAAAGTTCATGGCTCATACTTTGAAACCAAATCCTTGGACTATAGAGATTGATGGACTTGTTGAAAAACCATTTACAATTGATATAAAAGATTTGATTAGTTCAAATCCTTTGGAAGAGAGAATTTATAGATTTAGATGTGTTGAGGGCTGGTCGATGGTTGTTCCATGGATTGGTTTTGAACTTGCTAAATTCATAAAAAAATGTAAACCTTTAAATGATGCAAAATATGTAAGGTTTGAAACTAAATATGACCAAGAGATGTTCCCTGACCAAGAAAGGAGTGTTGTTTTTGCAAATATTAAAAACTATCCTTATGTGGAAGGTCTTAGAATGGATGAAGCAATGAATCCTCTTACTTTATTAGCTGTTGGTCTTTATGGGAAAACTTTAGAGAATCAAAATGGAGCACCATTAAGATTGGTTGTACCTTGGAAATATGGATTTAAATCAATAAAATCAATTGCAAAAATATCATTTGTAAAAGAACAGCCCTTAAATACATGGCAAGATATAGCATCAAATGAGTATGGCTTTTATGCAAATGTAAATCCCAAAGTTGACCATCCAAGATGGAGTCAAGCAAGGGAGAGAGTTTTGGGTAAATTTTTAAAACAAGATACTTTGATGTTTAATGGTTATGAAAAAGAAGTTGCTTATATGTATAAAGGAATGGATTTAAGAAAGAACTTTTAA
- a CDS encoding ATP-binding cassette domain-containing protein: MDNNEFVLQIKELNFGYKKDKLIYNNFSLNLKKSEVKSIVGASGSGKSTLFELITKSLKPLKGHIISSKIASIYQDPYSSFHPTYSILDQINDVVPNINKEELNSLLEELSLDYDLILNKPHKLSGGQLQRCSILRALLMKPELLLVDEATSALDNIIALDVMKLVLKFLPNYGILLITHDMHLASWCSDEIIKLDIYE, from the coding sequence ATGGATAATAATGAGTTTGTTCTTCAAATAAAAGAGTTAAATTTTGGCTATAAAAAAGACAAATTAATTTATAATAATTTTTCCTTAAATTTAAAAAAATCAGAAGTTAAATCAATAGTTGGTGCTAGTGGAAGTGGTAAAAGTACCCTTTTTGAACTAATTACAAAATCACTAAAGCCTTTAAAAGGGCATATAATCTCATCAAAAATAGCTTCAATTTATCAAGATCCTTACAGTTCATTTCATCCTACATATTCAATACTTGATCAAATAAATGATGTAGTTCCTAATATAAATAAAGAAGAATTAAATTCTTTATTAGAAGAATTAAGTTTAGATTATGACTTGATATTAAATAAACCACATAAATTGAGTGGTGGACAACTTCAAAGATGTTCAATACTTCGTGCTCTTTTGATGAAACCAGAACTTTTGTTAGTTGATGAAGCAACTTCTGCTTTAGATAATATAATTGCCCTTGATGTTATGAAGTTAGTATTGAAATTTTTGCCTAATTATGGAATACTTCTAATAACTCATGATATGCATTTAGCATCTTGGTGTAGTGATGAAATAATAAAATTGGATATTTATGAATGA
- the amrB gene encoding AmmeMemoRadiSam system protein B encodes MIKNKMNFSGTFYPDDKKELLKYFEVFTANEEKIKLDINPRAIIVPHAGYVYSGSVANVAYNLSKDIKSKRVIVIGPSHRYFLQGASISQFDSYETPLGDLLIDKEFGSKLIDKYDFLHFDEDAHMEHSTETQIPFIKNYFDVKVLEIVYGKIDAKELSLLVLELLKDKDNFLVISTDLSHYYTLDEANILDGICIDAIKNQDIEKLTKDCEACGKEGVKALLQTAKVSDYKVKFLDYKTSYEITKDKSKVVGYASFLVGESIAI; translated from the coding sequence ATGATAAAAAACAAAATGAATTTTTCTGGCACATTTTATCCTGATGATAAAAAAGAGCTTTTAAAATATTTTGAAGTTTTTACTGCAAATGAAGAAAAAATCAAATTAGATATTAATCCAAGAGCTATTATTGTGCCCCATGCAGGATATGTTTATTCTGGAAGTGTTGCAAATGTAGCATATAATTTATCAAAAGATATAAAGTCAAAAAGAGTAATAGTTATTGGTCCTTCCCATCGGTATTTTTTGCAAGGTGCCTCTATCTCGCAGTTTGACTCCTATGAAACACCTTTAGGTGATTTGCTTATTGATAAGGAGTTTGGCTCAAAGTTAATTGATAAATATGATTTTTTGCATTTTGATGAAGATGCTCATATGGAGCACTCAACTGAGACTCAAATACCTTTTATAAAAAACTATTTTGATGTAAAAGTTTTAGAAATAGTATATGGCAAAATTGATGCTAAAGAATTGTCTTTATTGGTATTAGAACTTTTAAAAGATAAAGATAACTTTTTAGTAATAAGTACGGATTTAAGTCATTATTATACTTTGGATGAAGCAAATATTTTAGATGGAATTTGTATAGATGCTATTAAAAATCAAGATATAGAAAAATTGACTAAGGATTGTGAAGCTTGTGGGAAAGAGGGTGTTAAAGCACTTTTACAAACAGCTAAAGTATCTGATTACAAAGTGAAGTTTTTAGATTATAAAACAAGTTATGAAATAACAAAGGACAAATCAAAAGTTGTAGGTTATGCTTCTTTTTTAGTAGGAGAGAGTATTGCTATTTAA